A single Ctenopharyngodon idella isolate HZGC_01 chromosome 22, HZGC01, whole genome shotgun sequence DNA region contains:
- the LOC127504914 gene encoding transcription factor PU.1: MLALETIQYFQELGPREPLSGNLDLDMIEEYLQEHSVEVMSAPCVQRRGQEEHSMAENSWSGRAYEWHYGGVPGTDETHEQPQQQQQQQTWLCQFSHNEWGHCQYDRNQCSDSDSLSTSSGCQEFPPSPTSDRKGQFAYDSMALAPLSGKRKERLFQFLYEMLQTPDMRSCIWWVQSNNGTFQFSSQNKEKLAEMWGRRKGNRKTMTYQKMARALRNYSRTGEICKVKRKLTYQFTERTLRGLQNNSQRFMGS; this comes from the exons atGTTGGCCCTTGAAACC ATTCAATACTTCCAAGAGCTGGGCCCTAGAGAGCCGTTGTCAGGGAACCTGGACCTTGACATGATTGAGGAATACCTGCAGGAGCACTCGGTGGAGGTGATGTCAGCACCATGTGTCCAGAGGAGAGGTCAAGAGGAGCACAGTATGGCAG AGAACAGCTGGTCTGGACGTGCATATGAATGGCATTATGGTGGAGTACCAGGAACAGATGAGACTCATGAACagcctcagcagcagcagcagcagcagacgTGGCTCTGTCAGTTCAGTCACAATGAGTGG GGGCACTGCCAGTATGACAGAAACCAATGCAGTGATTCAGATTCGCTGTCCACCAGCTCTGGATGCCAAGAATTTCCACCATCTCCGACCTCTGACAGGAAGGGACAGTTTGCGTATGACTCAATGGCACTAGCGCCACTCTCAG GTAAAAGGAAAGAGCGACTGTTTCAGTTCTTATATGAGATGCTACAGACACCAGACATGCGTAGCTGTATTTGGTGGGTTCAGTCGAACAATGGAACGTTCCAGTTCTCCTCCCAGAACAAGGAAAAGCTGGCAGAGATGTGGGGCAGACGCAAGGGCAACCGGAAAACAATGACGTACCAGAAAATGGCCCGTGCCCTGCGAAACTATTCGCGAACAGGAGAGATCTGCAAAGTGAAGCGTAAACTTACCTATCAGTTCACTGAGAGAACACTGAGAGGCCTTCAGAACAACTCGCAAAGATTCATGGGTAGTTAA